A genomic window from Longimicrobiaceae bacterium includes:
- a CDS encoding CNNM domain-containing protein, which produces MGSLLPVVVIALLVLLNALFVAAEFAIVGVPRVSIERLAAGGDRVARTVLKVLHERKRRDRYIATAQLGVTMASLGLGMYGEHVLAEGIGGLLDRRMDWARWLTAHSLASVLAVAVLTYFHIVLGEMVPKSIALQGPERTVLWVTPVVLWVQRIAFVLIVSLNWLGNGVLRLMGINRQAAGDEQYRTPEELQYIVRESQAGGMLRAESAEVLQELLEFG; this is translated from the coding sequence GTGGGTAGCCTCCTTCCCGTCGTCGTCATCGCCCTGCTCGTGCTGCTGAATGCGCTCTTCGTGGCGGCCGAGTTCGCCATCGTGGGCGTGCCCCGCGTCTCCATCGAACGGCTGGCGGCGGGGGGCGACCGGGTCGCGCGCACCGTGCTGAAGGTGCTGCACGAGCGCAAGCGCCGCGACCGCTACATCGCCACGGCGCAGTTGGGCGTGACCATGGCCAGCCTGGGCTTGGGCATGTACGGCGAGCACGTGCTGGCCGAAGGGATCGGCGGGCTGCTCGACAGGCGGATGGACTGGGCGCGGTGGCTGACGGCGCACTCGCTGGCGAGCGTGCTGGCGGTGGCTGTGCTCACCTACTTCCACATCGTCCTCGGCGAGATGGTGCCCAAGTCCATCGCGCTCCAGGGGCCGGAGCGCACGGTGCTGTGGGTGACGCCCGTGGTGCTGTGGGTGCAGCGCATCGCCTTCGTGCTCATCGTCTCGCTGAACTGGCTGGGCAACGGAGTGCTGCGGCTGATGGGCATCAACCGCCAGGCCGCGGGCGACGAGCAGTACCGCACGCCCGAGGAGCTGCAATACATCGTCCGCGAGAGCCAGGCGGGGGGGATGCTGCGGGCTGAGTCGGCAGAGGTGCTTCAGGAGCTGCTGGAGTTCGGCGA